A segment of the Halovivax limisalsi genome:
GGGAAAGTGGCGAACCCGAGACCGGCGCTACCGCCGCCGAAGCCGACGCGAGCGGTCCGACGCCGCCCTCGGAGCGGATCGTCGGGCTCGACGCGCTGCGGGGATTCGCCCTGCTCGGCATCCTGGTGATCAACATCCGAGTGTTCTCGATGCCGGAGTCGGTGCTGGCGAACCCGAACGTCTACGGCGACTTCGGCGGGGCGAACTACTGGGTCTGGTTCGTCGGCCACGTCTTCGTCCAGGGGACGTTCATCTCCCTGTTTACGATCCTCTTCGGCGGCGGCGTCGTCCTCTTTACGGGGCGAGAGGAGCGGGGCGGCCAGTCCACGCTCGACCTGCACTACTGGCGGACCGGCTGGTTGCTCGTCTTCGGGCTACTGCACGCCTACCTGGTGTGGTACGGCGACATCCTCGTCGCGTACGCCCTCTGTGGCTTCGTCGTCGTGCTGTTCCGGGACCTCCCCGCCCGCGTGCTCGCGATCGTGGGGGTCCTCGTCCTCGCGATCCCCTCCGTCACGGAGACGATGGCGGCGCTGACCGCCGACCCGTCCGTCGTCGCGGCCACGTGGGACCCGGCGCAGTCGGCGATCGAGGCCCAGATCGCGGCCTACCAGGGCGGCTGGGTCGACCAGCTCTCCCACCGGGTGCCCTCCGCCTTCGGCCGCCAGACGAGCGGCTTTCTGGCCTACACCGGCTGGCGCGTCGGCGGGCTCATGCTCGTCGGCATGGCGCTGTACAAGTGGGGCGCGCTGACGAACGACCGCTCGCCGGGCTGGTACGCCCGATTGGGCCTGGCGGGCGGCGTCACCGGCCTCGCGACGATACTGGCCGGCGTCTGGTACATCGAGTCGCTCGACTGGGGGATCGAGGGGGCGCTCTTCTTCCGGCAGTTCAACTACTGGGGCTCGATCGCGCTCGCCGGGGCGTACATCGGCCTGGTGATGCTGTTCAGCGGGTGGCGACCGGACGGCGTCGTCACCCGATCGCTCGCCGCGGTCGGTCGGATGGCCTTCACGAACTACATCCTCCAGT
Coding sequences within it:
- a CDS encoding DUF418 domain-containing protein, with the protein product MSADASTAGESGEPETGATAAEADASGPTPPSERIVGLDALRGFALLGILVINIRVFSMPESVLANPNVYGDFGGANYWVWFVGHVFVQGTFISLFTILFGGGVVLFTGREERGGQSTLDLHYWRTGWLLVFGLLHAYLVWYGDILVAYALCGFVVVLFRDLPARVLAIVGVLVLAIPSVTETMAALTADPSVVAATWDPAQSAIEAQIAAYQGGWVDQLSHRVPSAFGRQTSGFLAYTGWRVGGLMLVGMALYKWGALTNDRSPGWYARLGLAGGVTGLATILAGVWYIESLDWGIEGALFFRQFNYWGSIALAGAYIGLVMLFSGWRPDGVVTRSLAAVGRMAFTNYILQSVIATTIFYGHGLGLFGRVSRVEAFGVVLAIWAIQIPLSVLWLRFFRYGPLEWLWRTLTYRERQPLWAERRG